From Pungitius pungitius chromosome 9, fPunPun2.1, whole genome shotgun sequence, one genomic window encodes:
- the pcm1 gene encoding pericentriolar material 1 protein isoform X1, with protein sequence MATGGTPFDDGAEDLHNWTVTNGSLEDRLNNLDWGVQQKKANRSSEKNKKKLSASVVESRLTNDISPESTPGAGRRRARTPHSFPHIKYTTQMSVPDQAELDKLRQRINFTDLDERSIGSDSQGRATAANNQRQLAGENKKPHNFLPLHVNTNKSKAPLPPSSSAPATPAITKETKKQSPGRRDLLTPVAPAKGTPRPGRGGAERGPLGHREYGRREQRIDSSQVVSKLVQIREYISKASSMRDDLVEKNDVPANVERLSHLIDHLKEQERSYLRFLQQMLTREDDEDDVRTLDSAVGSGSLAESTSLNVEVRSSDASTATGTRPETVRADQKEELQNLRKQHELLKKMLEQQEQLRALQGRQEALMAMQDSAEQTLAVIEDTVVTETTGSVSGLSITSELNDELNDLIQRFHNQLHDSQTKAVPDNRRQAESLSLSREVSWSRAPHAVGPPQHRPLLHSASGPHTGLDTGATAANVKLTKLQELQDKKQTMDKILRELHCLRDQTLNNNSCRGLSTRCSVSTGDSSECPSALCSNGASASTPFHPSRTQHQNSSNSTDKLRKLKEVHKRLNELRELVQYYEQTSDMMVDAVNENVKEEDDEEEDEEDETEDGSMFEAMFDSEQENRQPVTNIRNPHCSGNWTDLNSLTNRHSVRSSATNNRDGRLNTQCEINNRSAANVRSLNIPSAIECQYNRDTSFSQVKDEDGLDNEEGAQAVTADSDVSGSSRRSSLGNDNGGFAQKVHRQTAKQKLRQLQELVAMVQSDDTDGTTANEDEALHQQPNNTRAPVLGALGADSKQNPRELALSSKTREKLYEEKLRQQKQELMQLHEERQRLIDIQGKIQDLQWACPDLQSSVSSTVSQQSLLRKVPVAVSTPAPVLASSSSGPQMNSAGLNLTAPEAASPSAADNEQLWSEMRRHQILREELRQRRKHLESLMAEHQRRSGLGDSPRRADDPEGLATPSKSVSRDERTMATWGSPPCHLDDEDDDEDDDDDDDDDEYQSEMGAEEEEEHDECVESSSDDDIHIYPSNRNQCSYSNRKNQGRSDNLKPPPAFAGEGSRDPPLHNKTPAKQKQQHQSFGLDQTGTSQHGATRRQENLRWASELSFAEGSSQWPEQLSQLQKQLDFSTGMCQTLLQDQQTLSYMLQTLLTGQYSALPNNLSSPQVHLVMHQLNQCYTQLAWQQNNVQRIKQVLNDLLRQQQQASCSAAAWQTQKHGSSQESGSGTSASPGAFLPFSSTLHPSTNNMSTAALPQFPPGFNLYPLFPAAMGEFPPGAASQATPDHPKQLDPNTSIKTEYMSFPPPLQRSPLNTTSDRGPSDWPKTSYTNNSVQHVRSKTEPQEPPSSSSTYASRHPRPQEFDRASQDSYSSMPDPADPATITKTFKAGRKASAQANLASRSKAPTSKSRRRRSKGHNKNSEGHESDSVSSTADFVLKRAAVSHQKDQNKSLLDKLTREKLDSKAKLGNKRNDISSAYAWRTPFLSNRIACTEAPDASSDFSLFEALRETIYSEVATLISQNESRPHFLIELFHELQLLNTDYLRQRALYSLQDIVTGHLTEKSAAEDQLPPLGPVVWAAGSQSELTPSESLATSDAEVVEKNLRLTQGTMMMMKKRDDAESVGNDSTMSTSSNLEPFANDDLGNTVIHLDKALVRIREYERMKLKAEFNPCNAGSAAAGGSEVSFAERPSANPADPVQGGAAGDVHCPQIDTQQLDRQIKAIMTEVIPFLKENMDEVCSLQLLTSVRRMVLALTQQNDESKEFVRFFHRQLGGILQDSLSKFVGRTLKDCGEDLLVEISEILFNELAFFRLMQDLDNTNSIALAAKHKNKKKPEQPSSSTRCPKEDTGVGGDKSTPAYTDEDKDQDEAEQEVTLQEQSDMKNSRSSEASEVEEEEEPEEDGRGIPLSISLSKAETQALTNYGSGEDENDDDDEEEEEMEFEAGPVDVQTSLQQVSDRQVEQEETTRSDTQDTEGEERSSDHDGESHLHVVSVCSTAEDPDVTQCQSPEEDGPVGAGAASDRSSRDQDVLRESNTTSSPDTDSPVMINVDEMGSGNTSQKSDEEDFVKVEDLPLQLTVMCEEELQMRIVEEQQNNNLSVEILNGNTGSLTGLVGNAEDLKEPDTVGAQNV encoded by the exons ATGGCAACCGGAGGGACTCCTTTTGATGATGGCGCAGAAGATCTGCACAACTGGACCGTAACCAATGGCAGTCTGGAGGATAGACTCAACAATCTG GATTGGGGTGTTCAGCAGAAGAAAGCCAACCGATCTtcagagaagaacaagaagaagctgTCAGCTTCGGTGGTGGAGAGCCGGCTGACTAATGATATTTCGCCAGAGTCCACCCCCGGGGCCGGTCGCAGGAGAGCGCGGACTCCTCATTCCTTTCCACACATCAAATACACTACCCAGATGTCTGTCCCAGACCAGGCCGAGCTGGACAAGCTGCGTCAAAGAATTAATTTCACAGACTTGGATGAG AGGAGCATCGGCAGCGACTCCCAGGGACGTGCCACTGCGGCCAACAACCAGCGGCAGTTGGCTGGGGAGAACAAAAAGCCCCACAACTTCCTACCTCTGCATGTGAACACTAACAAAAGCAAGGCgccgctccctccctcctcatctgCACCAGCGACACCCGCGATCACCAAGGAAACTAAGAAACAGAGCCCAGGACGCAGGGATTTGTTAACCCCTGTGGCGCCCGCAAAGGGAACTCCGAGGCCCGGGCGTGGCGGCGCTGAAAGAGGACCTTTAGGACACAGGGAATACGGCAGAAGAGAACAGAGGATAGACAGCAGCCAg GTGGTGAGTAAGCTGGTACAGATCCGCGAGTACATCAGCAAGGCCAGCTCCATGAGGGACGACCTGGTGGAGAAGAACGATGTGCCGGCCAACGTGGAGCGTCTCTCCCATCTCATTGACCACCTCAAGGAGCAGGAGCGGTCCTATTTACGCTTCCTGCAGCAAATGCTG ACGCGGGAGGACGACGAGGATGATGTGAGGACCCTGGATTCTGCAGTGGGCTCCGGTTCACTGGCTGAGAGCACTTCTCTCAACGTGGAGGTCCGTTCTTCAGATGCCTCGACCGCAACG GGCACCAGACCAGAAACGGTGCGAGCCGACCAGAAAGAAGAGCTGCAGAATCTGCGTAAGCAGCACGAGCTGCTGAAGAAGatgctggagcagcaggagcagctccGAGCGCTGCAGGGTCGACAGGAAGCACTAATGGCCATGCAGGACAGTGCTGAGCAGACCCTTGCTGTGATTGAAGACACTG TTGTCACAGAAACCACAGGCAGTGTTTCAGGCTTGAGCATCACCTCCGAACTGAATGATGAGTTGAATGATTTGATCCAGCGGTTTCACAACCAGCTGCATGATTCTCAG ACTAAAGCGGTGCCAGACAACCGCCGCCAGGCAGAGAGCCTTTCCCTCTCTAGAGAAGTGAGCTGGTCTAGGGCTCCCCATGCTGTTGGTCCACCTCAACACAGGCCTCTCCTCCACTCTGCATCCGGGCCCCACACGGGTCTAGACACGGGGGCCACAGCTGCCAATGTCAAACTCACAAAGCTTCAGGAGCTCCAAGACAAGAAGCAAACCATGGACAAGATCCTGCGGGAGCTGCATTGCCTCAGAGACCAGACCCTTAACAACAACTCGT GTCGTGGCTTGTCAACACGTTGCAGTGTGAGTACGGGAGATTCTTCAGAATGCCCATCTGCTCTCTGCTCTAATGGGGCATCAGCTTCCACTCCCTTTCATCCTTCACGCACTCAACACCAGAACAGCTCCAATTCCACGGACAAGCTCAG AAAGCTGAAAGAGGTCCACAAGCGTTTGAATGAGCTACGGGAATTGGTTCAGTACTACGAGCAAACCTCTGATATGATGGTGGATGCGGTCAATGAGAATGTCAAagaggaggatgacgaggaagaggatgaggaagatgagACCGAGGACGGTTCGATGTTTGAGGCCATGTTTGACTCAGAGCAGGAGAACCGCCAGCCTGTAACCAACATCAG AAACCCACATTGCAGTGGTAACTGGACCGATTTGAACAGCCTAACCAACAGGCACAGTGTGAGGAGCAGTGCCACCAACAACCGCGATGGGAGACTCAACACGCAGTGTGAAATCAACAACCGGTCTGCAGCCAACGTCCGCAGCCTCAACATCCCCTCGGCCATAG AGTGCCAGTACAACAGGGACACGTCCTTTAGTCAGGTGAAGGATGAAGACGGCCTGGACAACGAGGAAGGGGCACAGGCCGTGACTGCAGACAGTGACGTATCTGGATCCAGCCGAAGGAGCAGTCTGGGAAACGACAACGGCGGCTTTGCCCAGAAGGTTCACCGGCAAACAGCGAAGCAGAAACTCCGGCAGCTCCAGGAGCTGGTGGCCATGGTCCAG AGTGACGACACTGATGGCACGACAGCCAATGAGGACGAAGCTCTACACCAACAGCCAAATAATACCAGAGCTCCCGTGCTGGGAGCTTTGGGGGCCGACTCCAAACAGAATCCCAGAGAACTCGCACTCTCCAGCAAAACCAG GGAGAAGTTGTATGAGGAGAAGCTGCGTCAGCAGAAGCAGGAGCTCATGCAGCTCCACGAGGAGCGTCAGAGGCTCATTGACATCCAAGGAAAGATTCAGGATCTGCAGTGGGCTTGCCCTGACCTCCAg TCATCTGTGTCCAGCACAGTGAGTCAGCAGAGCTTGCTGAGAAAGGTTCCAGTTGCGGTTTCCACTCCGGCTCCTGTCCTGGCTTCCTCATCCTCTGGACCCCAAATGAACTCTGCCGGGTTGAACCTCACTGCTCCGGAAGCCGCTTCTCCTTCAGCCGCTGACAACGAG CAGCTGTGGTCGGAGATGCGTCGCCACCAGATCTTGCGGGAAGAACTGCGTCAGCGCAGAAAGCACCTCGAGTCCCTGATGGCTGAACACCAGAGGCGTAGTGGTCTCGGTGACTCTCCGAGGCGGGCTGATGACCCAGAAGGGCTTGCTACACCCTCAAAGTCCGTCAGTAGGGATGAAAG GACAATGGCAACCTGGGGTTCCCCTCCCTGCCAccttgatgatgaagatgacgacgaagatgacgatgatgatgatgatgatgatgaatatcAATCTGAGAtgggtgcagaggaggaagaggagcacgATGAATGTGTAGAAAGCAGCTCTGATGACGACATCCACATCTACCCCTCCAACAGGAACCAGTGCTCCTACAGTAACCGGAAGAATCAAGGAAGGTCTGA caaCCTGAAGCCTCCACCAGCCTTTGCAGGTGAAGGCAGCAGGGATCCACCTCTCCATAACAAAACTCCGGCCAAGCAGAAGCAGCAACACCAGTCTTTTGGTTTGGACCAGACCGGGACGAGCCAGCACGGAGCGACGCGCCGACAAGAGAACCTGCGCTGGGCCTCCGAGCTGTCCTTCGCCGAGGGCTCCTCTCAGTGGCCGGAACAGTTGAGCCAGCTGCAGAAACAGCTGGACTTCAGCACCGGCATGTGTCAGACACTCCTGCAGGACCAGCAG ACACTCTCCTACATGTTGCAAACCCTGCTGACCGGTCAGTACAGTGCGTTACCCAACAACCTGTCATCACCACAGGTCCACCTGGTCATGCACCAGCTCAACCAGTGTTACACCCAGCTGGCTTGGCAGCAAAACAACGTACAaag AATCAAGCAGGTGCTCAATGACCTCCttcgccagcagcagcaggcttcCTGTTCAGCGGCTGCTTGGCAGACACAGAAGCACGGCTCGTCCCAGGAATCCGGATCCGGCACCTCAGCCTCCCCTGGTGCTTTCCTCCCCTTCTCTTCTACCCTGCATCCCTCAACCAACAACATGTCAACTGCTGCCTTACCCCAATTCCCTCCTG GCTTTAATTTATATCCACTCTTCCCTGCTGCCATGGGCGAGTTCCCTCCGGGTGCAGCAAGTCAAGCAACCCCCGACCACCCGAAGCAGTTGGACCCCAACACCTCAATTAAAACCGAGTACATGAGTTTCCCTCCTCCACTGCAACGCTCTCCACTTAACACCACCTCAGACAGAGG GCCATCTGACTGGCCTAAAACCTCGTATACCAACAACTCCGTCCAGCATGTCCGTTCCAAAACGGAGCCCCAggagcctccctcctcctcctccacttacGCCAGCCGCCACCCCAGACCTCAAGAATTTGACAGGGCATCGCAGGACAGCTACAGCAGCATGCCCGACCCCGCTGATCCCGCCACCATCACAAAGACCTTCAAGGCCGGCCGCAAGGCCTCCGCACAAGCCAACCTGGCCTCGCGCAGCAAGGCGCCCACTTCCAAGAGCCGGCGCCGGAGGAGCAAAGGCCACAACAAGAACAGCGAAG GCCATGAGAGTGACAGCGTTAGCAGCACTGCAGACTTTGTCCTGAAGAGGGCAGCCGTGTCCCATCAGAAGGACCAGAACAAGAGTCTGTTGGACAAGCTGACTCGAGAGAAGCTTGACAGCAAAGCGAAGCTTGGAAACAAACGGAACGACATCTCTTCTG CATATGCTTGGAGAACACCCTTCCTCTCTAACAGAATTGCATGCACAGAAGCACCAG ATGCGAGCAGCGACTTCTCCCTGTTCGAGGCACTGAGGGAGACCATCTACTCTGAGGTGGCTACTTTGATATCCCAGAATGAGTCCCGCCCCCACTTTCTAATCGAGCTCTTCCACGAGCTGCAATTGCTCAACACGGACTACCTGCGGCAAAGGGCACTTTATTCCCTGCAG GATATTGTGACCGGACACCTGACAGAGAAGAGTGCAGCTGAGGACCAGTTGCCCCCCCTCGGCCCTGTGGTGTGGGCTGCTGGCTCTCAGTCTGAGCTCACTCCCAGCGAGAGTTTGGCAACCAGCGATGCA GAAGTCGTGGAGAAAAACCTGAGGCTCACACAGggcacgatgatgatgatgaagaagagggatgaTGCAGAATCTGTGGGAAACGACAGCACTATGTCAACCTCCTCCAACCTGGAGCCGTTTGCAAACGATGACCTGG GCAACACGGTGATTCATTTAGACAAGGCTCTGGTCAGGATTAGGGAGTATGAGCGCATGAAGCTTAAAGCCGAGTTTAACCCCTGCAACGCCGGCTCTGCAGCTGCAGGTGGCTCTGAGGTTTCTTTTGCTGAACGTCCTTCCGCTAACCCCGCTGACCCAGTGCAAG GAGGTGCCGCTGGTGATGTGCACTGTCCTCAGATTGACACCCAGCAGTTGGACCGCCAGATTAAAGCCATAATGACAGAAGTCATTCCCTTCCTGAAG GAGAACATGGATGAGGTGTGCTCCCTCCAGCTGTTGACGTCTGTGCGGCGCATGGTGCTCGCTCTCACCCAACAGAACGACGAAAGCAAGGAGTTTGTGCGCTTTTTCCACCGCCAGTTGGGAGGCATACTGCAG GACTCTCTTTCTAAATTCGTGGGCCGTACTCTAAAGGACTGCGGGGAGGACCTTCTGGTGGAGATCTCTGAGATCCTCTTCAATGAACTCGCCTTCTTCAGGCTCATGCAGGATTTGGACAACACAAACAGCATTGCCTTGGCAGccaaacacaaaaataagaaGAAGCCTGAGCAACCCAGTAGCTCGACACGCTGCCCGAAG GAAGATACAGGAGTGGGTGGTGATAAATCCACTCCAGCCTACACAGATGAAGACAAG GACCAAGATGAAGCTGAGCAGGAAGTTACCCTCCAGGAGCAATCCGACATGAAGaacagcaggagcagtgaggcttcggaggtggaggaggaagaagagcctgAAGAAGATGGACGGGGAATCCCTCTGTCAATCA GTCTGTCTAAAGCGGAGACTCAGGCCCTGACAAACTACGGCAGTGGAGAAGATGAgaatgatgacgacgatgaggaggaggaggaaatggagtTTGAAGCTGGACCTGTTGATGTCCAAACATCCTTGCAGCAGGTTTCCGATCGACAGGTGGAGCAGGAG GAGACGACACGCAGCGACACCCAGGACACCGAAGGTGAAGAGAGGAGCTCGGATCATGACGGTG aatcccACCTGCacgttgtgagtgtgtgctccACAGCAGAAGACCCCGACGTGACCCAGTGCCAGAGTCCGGAAGAGGACGGACCCGTCGGGGCGGGTGCTGCCTCAGACAGAAGCTCCCGTGACCAGGATGTCCTCAGGGAGTCGAACACCACGAGCAGCCCTGACACAGACTCACCCGTCATGATCAACGTAGAT GAGATGGGCTCCGGTAACACCAGCCAGAAATCGGATGAGGAAGACTTTGTGAAGGTGGAGGATTTGCCATTGCAGCTTACAGTCATGTGTGAG GAGGAACTACAGATGAGAAtagtggaggagcagcagaataACAACCTGTCTGTAGAGATCCTCAATGGAAACACTGGATCGCTGACTGGGCTGGTGGGGAATGCAGAGGACCTGAAGGAACCAG acactgTTGGTGCCCAGAATgtataa